A part of Schistosoma mansoni strain Puerto Rico chromosome W, complete genome genomic DNA contains:
- a CDS encoding translocase of inner mitochondrial membrane 50-related, producing MLLSATRRFALNRCDRWTYFKQYSAYYSIGSNDSSEDKSKQSWWSEKNAWKIGCFTLACSGLFAVGFAVATWGPPKKDDNGVEIEDNFSRKPIIWGYLCRTFSSMLEFNQSIKDPVSEKLLPDPVQPPYYQPPYTLVLEMTDVLVHPDWKFRSGWRFKKRAALDLFLQQLSPHYEVVVYTNESVMIGGPVLAQMDPQGQFIHFRLFREATRYKGGKHIKDLSCLNRDLSRVVFVDWDPAAAQLQPRNSLIIKRWNGDESDRELIDLAAFLRMIAMGSVDDVRLVLDYYREFDDPLAFFREKHEELMVSLF from the exons ATGCTTCTATCAGCAACGCGACGTTTCGCCCTGAACAGATGTGATAGGTGGACTTATTTCAAGCAATATAGTGCATATTACTCCATAGGCTCAAACGATTCATCAGAAGATAAATCTAAACAGTCTTGGTGGAGTGAGAAAAATGCATGGAAAATAGGTTGTTTTACTTTGGCATGTTCCGGTTTGTTTGCGGTTGGGTTTGCCGTGGCTACTTGGG GTCCTCCGAAAAAGGATGATAACGGAGTCGAA ATTGAAGACAATTTTAGTCGAA AACCAATTATCTGGGGTTACCTTTGTCGAACGTTCAGTTCTATGCTTGAATTCAACCAA AGCATAAAGGATCCTGTTAGTGAGAAACTCCTTCCAGATCCAGTACAACCCCCATATTACCAACCACCATATACTCTTGTTCTGGAGATGACCGATGTGCTTGTTCATCCTGATTGGAAG TTCCGCTCAGGTTGGCGCTTTAAGAAAAGAGCAGCGTTAgatttgtttttgcaacagcTATCTCCTCACTATGAGGTTGTTGTCTATACAAATGAATCAGTAATG ATTGGAGGTCCTGTCTTGGCTCAGATGGATCCTCAAGGACAGTTTATTCACTTCCGGCTGTTTCGCGAAGCAACTCGCTATAAAGGAGGAAAACATATCAAGGATTTGTCATGTCTTAATAGAGATCTCTCCCGTGTGGTGTTCGTTGATTGGGATCCTGCTGCAGCTCAGTTGCAACCACGCAATTCACTGATTATAAAACGTTGGAATGGCGATGAGTCAGATAGAGAATTGATAGACTTGGCTGCCTTCCTAAGAA TGATTGCAATGGGGAGTGTCGATGATGTTCGCCTTGTGCTAGATTACTATAGAGAGTTTGATGACCCTTTAGCCTTCTTCCGTGAAAAGCATGAAGAACTTATGGTAAGTCTATTTTGA
- a CDS encoding translocase of inner mitochondrial membrane 50-related, translating into MLLSATRRFALNRCDRWTYFKQYSAYYSIGSNDSSEDKSKQSWWSEKNAWKIGCFTLACSGLFAVGFAVATWGPPKKDDNGVEIEDNFSRKPIIWGYLCRTFSSMLEFNQSIKDPVSEKLLPDPVQPPYYQPPYTLVLEMTDVLVHPDWKFRSGWRFKKRAALDLFLQQLSPHYEVVVYTNESVMIGGPVLAQMDPQGQFIHFRLFREATRYKGGKHIKDLSCLNRDLSRVVFVDWDPAAAQLQPRNSLIIKRWNGDESDRELIDLAAFLRMIAMGSVDDVRLVLDYYREFDDPLAFFREKHEELMEIQAKRKQETEKALSKRIRPTFSFTGMARS; encoded by the exons ATGCTTCTATCAGCAACGCGACGTTTCGCCCTGAACAGATGTGATAGGTGGACTTATTTCAAGCAATATAGTGCATATTACTCCATAGGCTCAAACGATTCATCAGAAGATAAATCTAAACAGTCTTGGTGGAGTGAGAAAAATGCATGGAAAATAGGTTGTTTTACTTTGGCATGTTCCGGTTTGTTTGCGGTTGGGTTTGCCGTGGCTACTTGGG GTCCTCCGAAAAAGGATGATAACGGAGTCGAA ATTGAAGACAATTTTAGTCGAA AACCAATTATCTGGGGTTACCTTTGTCGAACGTTCAGTTCTATGCTTGAATTCAACCAA AGCATAAAGGATCCTGTTAGTGAGAAACTCCTTCCAGATCCAGTACAACCCCCATATTACCAACCACCATATACTCTTGTTCTGGAGATGACCGATGTGCTTGTTCATCCTGATTGGAAG TTCCGCTCAGGTTGGCGCTTTAAGAAAAGAGCAGCGTTAgatttgtttttgcaacagcTATCTCCTCACTATGAGGTTGTTGTCTATACAAATGAATCAGTAATG ATTGGAGGTCCTGTCTTGGCTCAGATGGATCCTCAAGGACAGTTTATTCACTTCCGGCTGTTTCGCGAAGCAACTCGCTATAAAGGAGGAAAACATATCAAGGATTTGTCATGTCTTAATAGAGATCTCTCCCGTGTGGTGTTCGTTGATTGGGATCCTGCTGCAGCTCAGTTGCAACCACGCAATTCACTGATTATAAAACGTTGGAATGGCGATGAGTCAGATAGAGAATTGATAGACTTGGCTGCCTTCCTAAGAA TGATTGCAATGGGGAGTGTCGATGATGTTCGCCTTGTGCTAGATTACTATAGAGAGTTTGATGACCCTTTAGCCTTCTTCCGTGAAAAGCATGAAGAACTTATG GAAATTCAAGCCAAACGTAAACAGGAAACAGAAAAAGCTTTATCAAAACGCATTCGACCAACATTTTCATTTACTGGTATGGCTAGATCCTGA